Genomic DNA from Porites lutea chromosome 4, jaPorLute2.1, whole genome shotgun sequence:
CATGCTGCAGACAGCATAGGGTAAAATAAAAAACGGATAGTCGCCATTTTGTACCAGCTCTGCTATGGCTTGAGTGAAAAGTGCGACTGGTTTAATGTCGTCAATGACTATCACCTGAATCAACAAGGTTTAGTGCTGAGCATCTCATAGGGAGCTCCTGCaacaggaaaaaggcaaatgaaatttttcataacttGTCATCTTGCGACTCCGGAAGCATCAATGAGCTTGTTTCAGGGGCAATTTTACATAAATTGCAAATTGTGCAGCCTATTATATATGACTATATACACTACTACAGTGTATACACATTCCAAACCGACATTGGCAAGCCAAGTGCTCCTAAATTCATGTGCACAAACACTGAATAAATAAGACCCAGAGTATCAAAAGATCTATTTCTATCGGAGAGTGAAAAGTTACCCCTATGGCATTTAGTTGTTGCCCACAAGTAGCGATACCCCCTTAGATATTTTTTCAGGATTTCTAAAGTGTCATGGATACGAATTTATattcaagaaggaaagaaatcttttggatagaaaaggaataataacatttatgatttttgtaagCGTACAAATACATTGTATGTGATGAAGCTAATTCGTATGTGGATGCCAGTGTAAGGAATCAAATACAGGGATTTCATGTcctacggtggcccacaagtGCACACCGAATTCCAGAAagtcacaccgaattcaaataactcacaccgaattcaaataactcacaccgaattcaaataactcacaccgaatgcaaataactcacaccgaattcaaataactcacaccgaattcaaataactcacaccgaattcgaataaactcacaccgaattcgaataaactcacaccgaattcaaataactcacaccgaattcaaataactcacaccgaatgcaaataactcacaccgaattcaaataactcacaccgaattcaaataactcacaccgaattcaaataactcacaccgaattcaaataactcacaccgaattcgaataaactcacaccgaattcgaaTAAACTCACACCGAATACAAGTAACGAGCGACGCCTGGGTGCGAGTAGTGAGGTGACCAATCCCGGTAtcctcttggcttcttcttcccgcgatttcaagatggcggcggcaAACTCAACAACATCGCTAACATGTGAAGTTTGCACAGCAACAGTGACGCTTTACAGCAAGTTTTGTGCCACCTGTGGTGCTGAGCTTGATATAGAAACACAAGCACTGAAATATTATTTCAACGAAGGATACGAGTATGAGGTTATTCTGTGCTTTTTGCTGAAATACCACGGAATAGAAATGAGCCTGCGAACGCTCAAGGAGAGATTCAAGTCACTTGGGCTTCGACGACGGAACCTATTGGATTCAAATGACCAGGATATCAGAGCTAGAATACAGGAGGAGTTAGATGGGCCTGGTTGCTTAAAGGGGTACAGGAGCATGTGGCATACTTTGCGCCGTGAGGGTTATCAGGTGTCGAGGCAAGCAGTGGCGACATGCTTACAAGAAATGGACCCTGAGGGGTGCGAACGAAGACGAAGGCGGAAGCTCAAAAGAAGAGTTTACACTAATCCAGGGCCGAACTACTGTTGGCATATTGATGGCTATGACAAATTGAAACCTGACGGGTTCCCGATCCATGGCTGTATTGACGGTTACGGCCGAAAGATAATATGGTTAAGATTGGACAGAACAAACAATAATCCCGTAGTGATCGGGAGATATTATATGGATGCTGTGAAGGAATACGGAGGATGCCCCATGAAGGTTAGAACTGACTGTGGCACTGAAAACGGCCTTGTAGCAGCAGCACAATGCTATTTCATTGGCAATGATCTGGCACATATTTATGGAACCTCACCTCACAACCAACGAATAGAAGGGTGGTGGTCGTACCTAAGACAACACTTAACTACTTGGTGGATGAACTTTTTCAAGGACTTACTGGAACAACAAGTCTTCACTACTGGTAATGAACTACAGATGGAGTGCTTGTGGTTCTGTTTTTCCGGGCTCATTCAGCAAGATTTGGATAGCGTAAAAGTACACTGGAACAGCCACTACATCAGAGAGTCGCGCCATGACACTGTAAAAGGAAGACCCAATGAGTTGTTTTACCTACCTGAACTGCGCAATACTGAGGACTTTCTTGCTCCTGTCAGTGCACAGCAGTGTGACTATATCACAGATAATTACCTTCCCCTTGCAGAGAGCTTCAATGAATACCAGGAGTATTTTCAGTATGCCTTTCAAGCTGCAGGTCTTTCCAACCCCCAAAACTGGCGGGAAGCCTTAGACTTGTACCATAATCTTTACAGCTATGCATCCAGTTGACTATTTCAGAGTCAGACACACCTGCCCTGACTcatatttatttgaatggtaatgaAGATCGGCAAGACAAAATGATGTATACGTAATTTTCTCTTGAGATCAGATACCAAGTTTGGTTTCAGAAGATACACTCGTTTCAAATCTGTATTATTAAAATTGTTCTTGTATGTGGGGCAAACGTGTCTGATTGTCCAACTGGAAGCTACGACACCAGATTGGTTTTCCTTCACTGCCAGGCAACCAAACTTCTGTTAAGTTGTCTTGGGTTCTGTGACCGTGTAAGGTCGAGTAAAAACAGACTAGTACGTTTACAAACAGCAACAACATGGATTCTGTTTATTCTTATCTGTCACATGACTAGAGCATTCCAAATATGGGCAACATTACATGTAGGTACGAAATGTTTTCGTCATGGGTCATTTTTTGCCTCCATAACATAACGACAACGAAGCCCTTTGTAAATGTAAACATAAGACTTTCTTCAAAAGGTTGTCAAACtgttctttcattgttttttattgttggtaACAGAAAGATCTGAGTtctttaaatacagtaaaaaccggCGTGTAAGAACCTATTTCAGAATCTGTTTAGCCTAATGTCCTGGTAAGCACCATTtacataagaacctgtttaggctaacttgcaaaaatctaggttcttatatgcggatATTTACTGTAGGTAACATCTCCTTCGTCAACGTTTTATGTGAAACAATTATCTTGTAGTAACAGTAACAATAACATATATTACACACTAAAAGCACTTTCTGTTTGATTTACAAGAGTGTTTCATGCAGCATTCTTAGCCCTTTACAGTTTATGGAATATAATATCTTTTGCAGCCCTACTGACATTTCTCTACATCCAGAAATGTTTTCTCTCCCCTGGTAAACTAAACAACTGGACTTGGTCGTTAATGGTTAAGAAATCTCAAGAGCTTTGCAGCATTACCCGGGTAACACTTATCATAAAGTACTGTAACATTCAACTAATTTAGTAGTAAGCATTACTGCCTACCACACCAATGTCAACTTACTTACTGATACTAACAAACTGAAACTAGAGTGGTTTTACATAACCCGTGAAACACTgtgtgaaaattactgtgtaatACTACAAAGTAAGCAAAAGGAAACAATGCAGTTAGTGTCTAATAGTGCGTACTAGACTACTATTATTTTCACGAGTTAGGTAGAGTCACTCCAAAACATACAGCTTGTAAAAAGCCCCTCCCAAGCCCCAATGTTATATTAACAGGAACTAGTCACAATGAATTAACATGAACTAACTTATAAAAATTTGTAcatacactgaaaattaaaacttgtcccaagaatgcaaaaacaaTACTTGTGAACAGTCAATAATTTTCTTGTTCTATCACTAACTTTTGTTACATGTGACCATTTTGTCACTTTTCAGTCAGTCGAAACCAACTGTGAGCAAGGCAtgccttttctttaaaattcttcAGGTAACAATGCAGGTAACTACAAAGAATATAGCTGCtttataaacattttaaactCTTGTCAGTTCTGCTGGTAAATGGGAAATGTTTAAAACTCGTGATAAAAGTCCAGTCAGCCAacacaagaaaaatttgaaattctcTGAGTTAGTTATACAAAGCTGTCAATGCAATAAAACATATTTACTTTACTCTGTCCAAAGTCCTTGCATTTGTAAATTGCAAaattagaatacattttaaaCTGCTTTGGGTCGGTCATGTGGCTGACTGGGTCTTCACTAAGGCTGTGTGGCCAATGAAATGCACTAACCCGACTACCACCCACAGCATCCTTTTTGCATCCAGCaacattgtaaaaaaaaaaatacaatgaacTGCATCAGTGACATTCCTCAATGTTTAGACTGGTCACTCAAAAACTTAACAAACATGTCACTAAGCAGTTTCAATTcagcgtagtaaaaccaaaacaaatatACAATTACTGTCGCCAATCACGACAAATGCAAACCATGAAACAATGAACCAACCACAACTCGGCAAACACATAcaaatgttttcaagttttgggTTCACTGCTGAGAAACTAACATGTTTTGCTAATCAATCGCAGAGTACTGTCAAAGAAAACCTGAAATTCATTTCGAGACTCGGGTGAAAACCATTCTATACCTTAACCTGTCACTTCACTCTGTCCAAAGTCTATGCATTTCCAAATGCATTTCCTTTGCACATGGCAAGTAGTAAGACATGTTTAAACTGTTCTGGGGTTTTCATGTGGGAGACTGGAAATGTGATTTCCTTGCTGCAGGCTGCCACACGGGGAAAGCAGATTGTGTGATTAGGATTTCTTGTGAAGCAATCATGGTCGAAGAGGGCAGTGACATTCAGCGGCTCTCCATTTAAGGGGCGGTGCTTTTGGCCTGTCAGCCACCCCAATACACCAGATGGTGTGGTGTCCATGGACTGAAATCGCTCCACTTCGCTACTTTCAGTGTTCGTGTCATTGAAGTCCTTCCATGCTACTGGCTCGGAATAGCCAGTTATTTGTTCATCTTCCAATGACATCAGAAAATCTTGTAGGTTGTCAATGACTGCCTCTTCAAGTGGTCGTTTTGACGAGCCCTGTTCCGAGTAGCTTGGATTGACAAGCGAAAAGACATAATTGGCATCTACCACCTGATTTGAACCTTTCACAAAAAGAGGCTTGCATAAAGAAGCATTGCCCCTAATGACATCATATGCACCATACAGCTTCAGACCTTCACAAAATTCTTTCATGTACAGCAAACGCTTGGTCATAATGCTTAGTTGCATTGTTCCAATGACATCCTCTTTGTGGTCATGATCAATGATGCCAGTGTATCCATGGTCAACAATTACATCACACAAAGCACCTTCAAATGTGTCACAAGCTCTTACTGCGTCGAATAGCTCTTTGTCCTTTGCAGTGAAATGCCTGTCAACATCTAGGTTGCCAATGTTCACATCAGGGTCCAACATCAACTGGTACACACTCTCATCCAAGAAAGATGGCGCTGGTCCTCCTTGAGCCAAAGACACTGCAATGATTTCCCCACAGGTTTTGAAACTTTTGTTATGAACATTGTACAGTGAATTTATGGGGGCTCCATCTGGAAACACTGCCAGCCCCATATCATTAATCAACTGTGCCAGAAATTCTTGCGATAATGCACCGCTGTCTACACCATTCTCTCCACTATAGCGCACTCTTAGCACTTTTTCAGGAGACGATCTGTTGGCTTCTCTTTGCCACAGGGACAAAACTCTAGGAAATGGGGACCCTCTtctagaaacaataaaaaactgaCCATCTTGGTCAACCTTTTGAGACAGGGACTTAATTACACTTGAAATATCTTGATGGATAGTACCCATTGACATGTTGTCATCTTTCCCATCCTCCATGTTCTCGACAGCGTCAATCATGTCAATGGATAACTCATTGTCAAACTCCCTTTGTAACTCAATTGCAATTTTCTCATCACTAGCAAACACAGCAGATGCATCAGGCTCTTCATCAGTTGTCAAGCTTTTCAGTCGCTTCTTCTCTGGCTCCTCAACCAGCTCATCAGTATCTCTATCTGATTCACTATTTAGGTCAAAGTGAAAGTCACTAAGCTTGCATAGGTACAACACAATTTTGTTGTAGTcctttccagtttcttctttgTATCGTTTGAGGGAAAAAAACTCTTTACTGGCAGATGAACCTGGAAGAAACTGGGCTTCTTCACCATTTTCAAGTAGAAGAATGTAGTCTTCGTTCTCATCATAGAGGTCGCTGTTAAAGGCTCTCCACTTTTCCACAGCTTTCTGCAGGATGACTTTGTAGGTGGCTTTGTTGGACACTCTCAAAGCAAGACGCTTGCCTCTCTTTGGTTTGATACACACGTTCTTGTCACTCCATACCATGAGCCCAATGTTGATCTGCACTTCTATCTCTTTGTCACTTGCACTTCCAGCCTTTTTGCTTACaatggatttccactgttggCCTTTCAGTTTTTTGAACATATTGAAAGATTTCACGTGACAAGTTGAAGCGTGAGAAGTTGAAGCGCATGATGTGGATGAATGGCCTAAGAGTAAAGATGACAATACTCATTACTCCCTAAGTGATTAATTGGAGGTAGCAAATGTGATATAGTGACAAAGAGAGTAATAATATTCACAAAGTTATAACATAAAATCTCTGGTCCTCTAAAATTCAGACTTGTGACAATTTTATCCTGGTTACAGCATCTGATGATTCATACAGTAGCACTTGGCAACTGTTGTGTAGCATGAAGTGACAAGAAGCATCACCATAATTCAGCATTTTGTTAGGTTTACCACTCACCATTGCTCATTGGTCATTGGTCATTTAGAGCATTGTATATATGGTGTGACTGATTGTGTGACTGATAATAATTTGTGCATAACAAGGGATCATGAGTTGTGTTAATTGTATTTCAGTGTAAACAAATTACCGGTACTGGTAGTGTGTTTTTAACATTACCCATGGCTGGTTATTACAATCGGTATTATGAAAAAATTATGGCTAATTATACACAATATAAATAACTTACCCGTTGCACGCAGTTCATTAGATTGCTCTTGGGAAGAATGAGCTaatggaaaaataattattaagaaaATATTAAGTCTAAAAGATCACTATAAAAGTTCCAGTATTCCTTCATTACAATAGAATGTGCATTTCCAGAAAATAACCATACTCCCCCCACGgaaggtttttgttttgcaccccccccccccccccaggaaaTTCCACTTTAGCATCATACTTTTCTTCTAAAATTTTGGGGCTtaaaacccccctccccctaggaATATCCGAGACCTTCAATGGGGTGGTTATGGATTTTTCTGGAACTGtacaatatattattttataatttgaTCAATCATATACATCTAAGTCTACTGCATCTAACAGGAATTCAAATCAGCAAATCAATCAATTACAATAGCAATAATTACTATAAAAATGTTCAGTGCAATTGTACCTGAATTTCCTGGAGTTGTGGCAGTGCTGCACCGACCTAGAATAATTTTATGCAATAAACACATAGTTACAAACAAAGATAATGCAATAGCCCATTGATAGGATAGGACAAAGCTCTTAAAAGCTTGTGATTTATTGGTTTTTGCATtacactgttcacagtcctctattttcccgtaagattGTCGCGAATGTTACGAGCGGCCGtctcccacccccacccccacccttcCTGACGCCCGTCCCCTAAGTGTTTAGAGGACGCGTTCGCCtaaaaaacaagatggcggctacTCGTATAAACAATCGCAATCGCGACGATCTTACaggaaaatagaggactgtgaacagtctatgcCCTCATTGAAATGACCACTAATGTGTATCAAAATTGTGACTTGTGCAATCCTCTATTATAAAAATCGCATCTGCATGGTTGCGCTTTTAAACATAAGGATACATTTCATTTATATTTCATTCCCCGACTATCCCCTATCCAAAGTGAGTCAACacagtgctcgactttcagaaaaaaatcttggggccagctggcccccaagttttcattttttgtcgccagaacaagtattctggttgccaaaaattatatttaagaattaATGGATTTAGTTGTGTGAAGGATAACGGATTatcgttagtgtacgttttcccaaagaagatagtcacctatcttgggggccaggttggcgaccaggGGTGAAAATTTGgtcgccactgagtaaaagctgggcgcattggcgaccccacgggtcgcaacgtcgagccctgcaACAGACGAGGGAATCACCGCTGTATAGGTGTAGCTGCTTAAGTCTGTAAATTACGGTATGAAAGGCTTGTATACACTTACCTGCACCACACTTGGAACAAAAATTGTCCCCTTCTTCCAACGCACATCCACAGCTCGAGCAGAACATGGCGGGAGCGGGAAGAACTCCAGGGAAGAAGAATAATAAGAAGAGGATACCGGGATTGGTACCAGGATACCTTGCAGTCACTTGACTGCTCGTACCCAGGCGTCGCTCGTTacttgaattcggtgtgagtttattcgaattcggtgtgagttattcgaattcggtgtgagtttattcgaattcggtgtgagtttattcgaattcggtgtgagtttattcgaattcggtgtgagttatttgaattcggtgtgagttatttgaattcggtgtgagttatttgaattcggtgtgactTTCTGGAATTCGGTGTGCACTTGTGGGCCACCGTAATGTCCAGTGTTGTCTGTACTTCAAACAGGAATGGCAGTCCAGTAAGTGCAAAGGTGAACAAgggcaagaattgttttgcgctTGAACTTGTGCTAGTATCAAAGTGGGAGTAATATTGTAATGGTCATATGAAAAATTAATGCATTAAATCAGAATTATTAAATCACTTTTATGGTAGGGCAAGGAAAAGAATGCACATAtgtgtattttcatattttatattgatttcagttatgtttcaagacattatgtaaacattttaagcatAACATTACAATTCTTTTAGGCGCCAATTTTGTATGTATAAACAAATCATCACTGAATAATTATCAGAATAAAATCATGGTCAAAATGGTGAGGGTTCTTGTCAGTGAATCTGAGAGCTTACAGTGCATGATtattaaaacgcaaattcatcAGTGTTTCCCCCCTTGGAtgcaaaatcaaacattcaagaatgaaagagtgttccgaaacaatgctcttacaaataagttttgttgggatatacttttacatgttagcgaaaaatctaaaaacaaggttgaaaaggacaagaaaaatttgtccaTCTTTAACGAAGTTttagcaaataatatt
This window encodes:
- the LOC140935708 gene encoding uncharacterized protein codes for the protein MCLLHKIILGRCSTATTPGNSAHSSQEQSNELRATGHSSTSCASTSHASTCHVKSFNMFKKLKGQQWKSIVSKKAGSASDKEIEVQINIGLMVWSDKNVCIKPKRGKRLALRVSNKATYKVILQKAVEKWRAFNSDLYDENEDYILLLENGEEAQFLPGSSASKEFFSLKRYKEETGKDYNKIVLYLCKLSDFHFDLNSESDRDTDELVEEPEKKRLKSLTTDEEPDASAVFASDEKIAIELQREFDNELSIDMIDAVENMEDGKDDNMSMGTIHQDISSVIKSLSQKVDQDGQFFIVSRRGSPFPRVLSLWQREANRSSPEKVLRVRYSGENGVDSGALSQEFLAQLINDMGLAVFPDGAPINSLYNVHNKSFKTCGEIIAVSLAQGGPAPSFLDESVYQLMLDPDVNIGNLDVDRHFTAKDKELFDAVRACDTFEGALCDVIVDHGYTGIIDHDHKEDVIGTMQLSIMTKRLLYMKEFCEGLKLYGAYDVIRGNASLCKPLFVKGSNQVVDANYVFSLVNPSYSEQGSSKRPLEEAVIDNLQDFLMSLEDEQITGYSEPVAWKDFNDTNTESSEVERFQSMDTTPSGVLGWLTGQKHRPLNGEPLNVTALFDHDCFTRNPNHTICFPRVAACSKEITFPVSHMKTPEQFKHVLLLAMCKGNAFGNA